A genomic stretch from Eptesicus fuscus isolate TK198812 chromosome 15, DD_ASM_mEF_20220401, whole genome shotgun sequence includes:
- the TMEM141 gene encoding transmembrane protein 141 isoform X3 translates to MVNLGLSRVDDAVAAKHPGLGEYAACQSSAFVKGIVSFVTGTGGALGLQMFMQRKLKYPFQWNVLVAVVAGSVASYWVTRVETQKCSDLWLFLETGKLPADMGADQRA, encoded by the exons ATGGTGAACCTGGGCCTGTCCCGGGTGGACGACGCCGTAGCAGCCAAGCACCCG GGGCTGGGCGAGTATGCCGCCTGCCAGTCGAGCGCCTTCGTGAAGGGCATTGTCAGCTTTGTCACAG GCACCGGCGGGGCCTTGGGCCTGCAGATGTTCATGCAGAGGAAGCTGAAGTACCCCTTCCAGTGGAACGTCCTGGTGGCCGTGG TCGCAGGCTCCGTGGCCAGCTACTGGGTGACCCGCGTGGAGACCCAGAAGTGCAGCGATCTCTGGCTCTTCCTGGAGACGGGGAAGCTCCCCGCAGACATGGGCGCAG ATCAGCGCGCCTAG
- the TMEM141 gene encoding transmembrane protein 141 isoform X4 gives MVNLGLSRVDDAVAAKHPGLGEYAACQSSAFVKGIVSFVTGTGGALGLQMFMQRKLKYPFQWNVLVAVVIGKSGEKLGDKCHLSAHTADTGAPPGSSWH, from the exons ATGGTGAACCTGGGCCTGTCCCGGGTGGACGACGCCGTAGCAGCCAAGCACCCG GGGCTGGGCGAGTATGCCGCCTGCCAGTCGAGCGCCTTCGTGAAGGGCATTGTCAGCTTTGTCACAG GCACCGGCGGGGCCTTGGGCCTGCAGATGTTCATGCAGAGGAAGCTGAAGTACCCCTTCCAGTGGAACGTCCTGGTGGCCGTGG TGATTGGGAAGAGCGGGGAGAAGCTGGGAGACAAATGTCACCTTAGTGCCCACACGGCTGACACTGGGGCTCCGCCAGGCAGCTCCTGGCACTGA
- the TMEM141 gene encoding transmembrane protein 141 isoform X2 yields the protein MVNLGLSRVDDAVAAKHPGLGEYAACQSSAFVKGIVSFVTGTGGALGLQMFMQRKLKYPFQWNVLVAVVAGSVASYWVTRVETQKCSDLWLFLETGKLPADMGAVIGKSGEKLGDKCHLSAHTADTGAPPGSSWH from the exons ATGGTGAACCTGGGCCTGTCCCGGGTGGACGACGCCGTAGCAGCCAAGCACCCG GGGCTGGGCGAGTATGCCGCCTGCCAGTCGAGCGCCTTCGTGAAGGGCATTGTCAGCTTTGTCACAG GCACCGGCGGGGCCTTGGGCCTGCAGATGTTCATGCAGAGGAAGCTGAAGTACCCCTTCCAGTGGAACGTCCTGGTGGCCGTGG TCGCAGGCTCCGTGGCCAGCTACTGGGTGACCCGCGTGGAGACCCAGAAGTGCAGCGATCTCTGGCTCTTCCTGGAGACGGGGAAGCTCCCCGCAGACATGGGCGCAG TGATTGGGAAGAGCGGGGAGAAGCTGGGAGACAAATGTCACCTTAGTGCCCACACGGCTGACACTGGGGCTCCGCCAGGCAGCTCCTGGCACTGA
- the TMEM141 gene encoding transmembrane protein 141 isoform X1, with the protein MVNLGLSRVDDAVAAKHPGLGEYAACQSSAFVKGIVSFVTGTGGALGLQMFMQRKLKYPFQWNVLVAVVAGSVASYWVTRVETQKCSDLWLFLETGKLPADMGAAGTSWRRSGCSRWNLEPLIGKSGEKLGDKCHLSAHTADTGAPPGSSWH; encoded by the exons ATGGTGAACCTGGGCCTGTCCCGGGTGGACGACGCCGTAGCAGCCAAGCACCCG GGGCTGGGCGAGTATGCCGCCTGCCAGTCGAGCGCCTTCGTGAAGGGCATTGTCAGCTTTGTCACAG GCACCGGCGGGGCCTTGGGCCTGCAGATGTTCATGCAGAGGAAGCTGAAGTACCCCTTCCAGTGGAACGTCCTGGTGGCCGTGG TCGCAGGCTCCGTGGCCAGCTACTGGGTGACCCGCGTGGAGACCCAGAAGTGCAGCGATCTCTGGCTCTTCCTGGAGACGGGGAAGCTCCCCGCAGACATGGGCGCAG CAGGCACTTCCTGGAGAAGGAGTGGGTGCAGCAGATGGAACTTGGAGCCCT TGATTGGGAAGAGCGGGGAGAAGCTGGGAGACAAATGTCACCTTAGTGCCCACACGGCTGACACTGGGGCTCCGCCAGGCAGCTCCTGGCACTGA